The Lolium rigidum isolate FL_2022 chromosome 2, APGP_CSIRO_Lrig_0.1, whole genome shotgun sequence genomic interval TACACAGGCAAAGAAAGATGTGGCGTGGGGAAAACGAAGCCGTGTTATCTTAGACGTGGGCTGCGGAGTTGCTAGCTTTGGAGGATACATGTTCGACAGAGATGTGCTTACTATGTCCTTTGCACCTAAAGATGAGCATGAGGCTCAGGTGCAGTTTGCTCTCGAGAGAGGAATCCCTGCTATATCAGCAGTTATGGGCACGAAAAGGCTCCCGTTTCCTGGAGGGGTCTTTGATGTTGTTCATTGTGCACGCTGTAGGGTACCGTGGCATATTGAAGGTACTTTCTGTTACATCAAGCCTATTCTTGTACTAGGTGTTGTTGTCTTCTGACACGAGTGTTATCTGGCTGGCAGGTGGTAAGCTCTTGCTAGAATTGAACAGGCTGTTACGCCCTGGTGGTTACTTTGTGTGGTCTGCGACTCCTGTATACCAGAAACTGCCGGAAGATGTTGAGATATGGGAAGGTAAATTCCATCACCAGGTCAACTCGCTGTTGCAATGAAATGGCAAATTACCTATCTAATATATTTTGTTTGCACTTTGCCAGCGATGTCTGCTCTAACAAGGTCAATGTGCTGGACATTGGTGAATAAAGTAAGGGAGAGCATAAATAAGAAAGGCGTAGCAATTTTCCAAAAACCAATGGACAACCGCTGCTATGATGCAAGATCTGCTGCAAACCCTCCACTGTGTGGAGAATATGACAATCCTGATGCTGTCTGGTAAGTGTTCTCATTCTCAACAGGTTATATCTATGATGCTGATCCCCAGATCTTGTACCTAATTTGAGGTTCGTGTGTTGTCTTATTGCCCTTCAGGAATGTTTCATTGCAGTCTTGTATGCATAAATTGCCCACAGACCCTGCCACCCGTGGTTCACGGTGGCCGGAAGAATGGCCACTGAGGGTGGAAAGACCACCTTACTGGCTGAACAGCTCAGAGGCTGGAGTGTATGGAAGGCCTGCTCCTGAGGATTTTGAAGCAGACTATGAGCACTGGAAGCGGGTCATACGCAATTCATATATGGAAGGCTTCGGTATTGATTGGTCTGCTGTCAGAAACGTTATGGATATGAAAGCTGTATATGGAGGGTAAGAACACTGCACATCATCATTGTTCTATTCCAGCACCGAAAAGAAAGTAAATTCTTCTGCCCATCCAGTCTGTAGCTTTCTTTCCTTGCAGTCTATGTTGGCAGCATTTACATGAACTGTTCTTCACAAGTCTAGGAGCAGAAGGCAGTGCCTGACACGAGTTCCTGGCACCTGCTTCCTGATGCAGGTTTGCAGCGGCTTTGCGAAACATGAAGGTGTGGGTGATGAATGTAGTTCCAATCGAATCGCCTGACACACTCCCAATCATATACGAACGCGGGCTGTTTGGACTGTACCACGACTGGTGCGAGTCATTTAGCACCTACCCGAGAAGCTACGATCTCGTGCACGCGAACCATCTCTTCTCCAAGGTTAAGAAGAGGTAATGTTCTTATCAACAGATAAACAGACACGAACATGAAAGCTGTCGTGAATGAGCAAACATCTTAGCAAATATATGCATGAGGAACATTTTATTAACTTGGTGGACTATAAATGTTGTTGTTGTAGGTGTGAACTGTTGGGTGTGATTGTGGAGGTGGATCGGATAGTGAGGCCAGGGGGGAGGCTGATTGTTAGGGATGATATGGAGACAATAAGTGAGGTGGAGTCGATCATCAAGTCCCTGCACTGGGAGGTCCGGTTGTCTTACTTCCAGGGCAAGGAAGGCCTTCTGTTTGCACAGAAGACCATGTGGCGACCAACTCCTTCTTCTAGTTGACTGAAGCTAAAAGCTCTCAACGATTCATTGACAtgtatacatatatatacacattGTTTTTTTC includes:
- the LOC124691918 gene encoding probable methyltransferase PMT26, coding for MAPGQTRIDAVRRQPEHAAASSSSYCSATTVTVFVGLCLLGVWMTSSTLVSPAEYSLFQAAPLPRRPTPAGGTEPDAAPVDGNTTTFIREDGSDEQEEPPAARQDAVAEPPERANQPPEEQIVTDPKVEKPDGDHEQTNPDEQNVTDPKAKPDDQEQELKRDAEVFPDASQAELLNQTATDSVTWRTQAAKSDTVTEDKEQTAAVVSGVPTTDNWKLCDAEAGADYIPCLDNLEVIRKLKHDEHYEHRERHCPEEPPACLVPLPKGYRSPIRWPKSRDQIWYNNVPHTQLVEFKGHQNWVNVSGEHLIFPGGGTQFKRGALHYIDFIQEAKKDVAWGKRSRVILDVGCGVASFGGYMFDRDVLTMSFAPKDEHEAQVQFALERGIPAISAVMGTKRLPFPGGVFDVVHCARCRVPWHIEGGKLLLELNRLLRPGGYFVWSATPVYQKLPEDVEIWEAMSALTRSMCWTLVNKVRESINKKGVAIFQKPMDNRCYDARSAANPPLCGEYDNPDAVWNVSLQSCMHKLPTDPATRGSRWPEEWPLRVERPPYWLNSSEAGVYGRPAPEDFEADYEHWKRVIRNSYMEGFGIDWSAVRNVMDMKAVYGGFAAALRNMKVWVMNVVPIESPDTLPIIYERGLFGLYHDWCESFSTYPRSYDLVHANHLFSKVKKRCELLGVIVEVDRIVRPGGRLIVRDDMETISEVESIIKSLHWEVRLSYFQGKEGLLFAQKTMWRPTPSSS